A genomic region of Solanum dulcamara chromosome 2, daSolDulc1.2, whole genome shotgun sequence contains the following coding sequences:
- the LOC129880643 gene encoding cytochrome b561 and DOMON domain-containing protein At5g47530-like: MDNKLLTSNLVLFLSILLTLFTSSYGQNCSTHQFRSNNVFTTCNPLPVLNSFLHWTYHPTNHTVDLAYRHGGVTESAWVAWALNLDSSRMVGSQCLIALRNSSGQIHAYTSPITSYGTQLTEGPLSFQVPRISAEFVDSEMIIFATLELPSGRTSFNQVWQNGQVSGQALQAHQMSGENTRSMGTVDFANGQTSGGTGGGISASTRQRRRNVHGVLNAVSWGVLMPMGAIFARYLKVFKSANPAWFYLHAACQTAAYAVGVAGWGTGLKLGSDSVGIKFNTHRNIGITLFCLGTLQVFALLLRPKPDHKYRLYWSIYHHVTGYTVIILSIINVFEGFDALNGQKNWKKAYIGVIIFLGAIAVLLEAITWFIVIKRKKTTSVSDKYPHGNGANGYASRSHDQTA, from the exons ATGGATAATAAGCTGTTAACAAGTAATTTGGTGTTGTTTTTATCAATCTTGTTAACTCTATTTACTTCTTCTTATGGTCAAAATTGTTCAACTCATCAATTTAGAAGCAACAATGTTTTTACAACTTGCAATCCTTTACCTGTTCTAAACTCTTTTCTTCACTGGACCTACCACCCTACTAACCACACAGTAGATCTTGCTTACAGACATGGTGGTGTCACAGAGTCTGCTTGGGTAGCTTGGGCTTTGAATCTTGATAGTTCAAGAATGGTAGGATCTCAATGTTTAATTGCTTTAAGAAATTCTAGTGGACAAATTCATGCCTACACTTCACCTATTACTAGCTACGGAACTCAGTTAACAGAGGGTCCTTTGAGCTTTCAAGTGCCAAGAATTTCAGCAGAGTTTGTAGACAGTGAGATGATCATTTTCGCCACTTTGGAACTTCCTAGTGGTAGGACTAGTTTTAATCAGGTATGGCAAAATGGTCAAGTATCTGGACAAGCTTTACAAGCACATCAAATGAGTGGTGAAAACACTAGGAGTATGGGGACTGTGGATTTTGCCAACGGACAAACCTCAGGGGGGACTGGTGGAGGTATATCAGCCAGTACTAGACAACGTCGAAGAAAC GTTCATGGAGTGTTAAATGCAGTTAGTTGGGGTGTTTTGATGCCAATGGGTGCTATATTTGCAAGGTACTTGAAAGTGTTCAAGTCAGCTAATCCAGCTTGGTTTTATCTACATGCTGCTTGCCAAACTGCTGCTTATGCTGTTGGTGTTGCTGGATGGGGCACTGGTCTCAAACTTGGCAGTGATTCTGTTGGAATTAAATTCAACACTCACAGAAATATTGGCATCACTCTGTTCTGTCTTGGAACCCTTCAG GTTTTTGCCTTGCTATTGAGGCCAAAGCCAGACCACAAGTACAGACTCTACTGGAGCATCTACCACCATGTTACTGGATACACTGTCATCATTCTTAGCATCATCAATGTGTTTGAGGGATTTGATGCCTTAAATGGACAGAAGAATTGGAAAAAGGCTTACATTGGTGTGATCATATTCTTGGGAGCCATTGCAGTTTTGTTGGAGGCCATTACTTGGTTCATTgtcattaaaaggaaaaaaacaacATCTGTTTCTGACAAGTATCCTCATGGGAATGGGGCTAATGGATATGCCAGCAGGTCGCACGACCAAACCGCGTAA